One Methylosarcina fibrata AML-C10 DNA segment encodes these proteins:
- the flgL gene encoding flagellar hook-associated protein FlgL has translation MRISTSWAQQLGLNAMLDQQARLSKTQMQLASGKKILTPSDDPVGAARLVDLDHRIKQTEQYQSNLESARQRLSLQEGVLQNAVDVLQQVTELGMQGLNGTNTPSDRNSIAIEMEGLRDHLLKLANTQNANGEYIFAGFKSKTPPFTQIAAPGGGFSYDGDSGQRNIQVGMERTIADGNPGDSVFGMPAGTPPASGPSPGLENVFEAIDKFVSDLKNNDPQSSSLDDISHAMDRIINVQSSTGIRLSILDQQEMANSDDALHAETVRSGIEDIDYAEAISRFNAQTLALQAAQQTFAQTQRLSLFNFISG, from the coding sequence ATGCGAATTTCGACTTCATGGGCGCAACAACTGGGTTTAAATGCCATGCTCGATCAGCAGGCCAGATTGAGCAAGACCCAAATGCAGTTAGCCAGCGGCAAAAAGATCCTGACCCCCTCTGACGACCCGGTAGGGGCGGCTCGTCTCGTTGATCTTGACCATCGCATCAAGCAGACGGAGCAATACCAAAGCAATCTCGAATCGGCCAGACAACGGCTTTCGCTTCAGGAAGGCGTGCTGCAGAATGCGGTCGACGTCCTGCAGCAGGTGACCGAATTGGGCATGCAGGGCTTGAACGGCACCAATACGCCGAGCGACAGAAATTCCATCGCTATCGAAATGGAAGGGCTACGGGATCATCTCCTTAAGCTGGCCAATACCCAGAATGCCAACGGAGAATATATCTTTGCCGGTTTCAAGAGCAAGACGCCTCCTTTCACTCAAATTGCGGCTCCCGGCGGAGGGTTTTCCTATGATGGGGATTCCGGTCAGCGAAACATTCAAGTCGGGATGGAGCGAACGATTGCCGACGGCAATCCCGGCGACAGCGTTTTCGGAATGCCGGCGGGCACCCCGCCGGCTTCGGGACCGTCGCCTGGCCTGGAGAACGTCTTCGAGGCCATCGATAAATTCGTTTCGGATTTGAAAAATAACGATCCCCAGTCGTCGTCGCTGGACGATATTTCCCATGCCATGGATAGAATCATCAACGTGCAGTCGTCCACCGGCATAAGACTAAGCATTCTGGATCAGCAGGAAATGGCGAATTCCGATGATGCCCTCCACGCCGAAACGGTGCGTTCCGGCATAGAAGACATCGATTATGCCGAAGCGATCAGCCGGTTTAATGCTCAAACTTTAGCGCTGCAAGCGGCTCAGCAGACTTTTGCTCAAACGCAGAGATTATCGTTGTTTAATTTTATTAGTGGCTGA
- a CDS encoding EAL and HDOD domain-containing protein, translated as MANLKYETDLMLNSGPEMEQECLLEIVQIGRQPILDRNQQTFGYELLYRYNNKGAGEDAIDGDLITARTLLFTFLEFGVKHLVGDHRAFVNLTKQFFTDMHIPMLDKERFVLEVLENIQIDSELVNGVRKLHKNGFCIALDDYRFESHWEPLLPCCSIIKVDIQGLNLASFAEEISGLKAKGLVLLAEKVETHAEYEMAFELGFDLFQGYFFAKPQILSTRLLQTNQTLLLKVISRINDPTVDLDELAKLISLDPKLSFKVLRFINSASLGFTKRISSIQQAVMYIGLKKLRAWASLFIMSEMQSKNSELLKTGLIRAEMCYFISRELAIDDPESAYTVGLLSILDALLNRPLDELVKDMPLPVEMTQALIERTGKYSIGLNCVLALEQGRPPEACEEWVTPDKVITNYVKAIANTENILNELGGLH; from the coding sequence TTGGCCAATTTGAAATATGAAACAGACTTAATGTTGAACTCGGGCCCGGAAATGGAACAAGAATGCCTTCTCGAAATCGTTCAGATTGGACGGCAGCCGATCCTTGATCGTAATCAACAAACCTTTGGCTATGAGTTGCTTTACAGATACAACAATAAAGGAGCCGGGGAAGACGCCATCGATGGGGATTTAATAACTGCGCGGACGCTGCTTTTTACATTTCTGGAATTCGGCGTGAAACACTTGGTGGGCGATCACCGGGCGTTTGTAAATCTTACCAAGCAATTTTTTACTGACATGCATATTCCGATGCTGGATAAGGAACGGTTTGTGTTGGAGGTTTTGGAAAATATTCAAATCGATTCTGAACTTGTGAATGGGGTTCGGAAACTGCACAAGAACGGTTTTTGTATTGCATTGGATGATTATAGGTTTGAGTCTCACTGGGAACCCTTATTACCCTGTTGCTCTATAATTAAAGTAGACATTCAGGGATTAAATCTCGCTTCATTTGCTGAAGAGATCTCCGGATTAAAGGCGAAAGGATTGGTGCTGCTTGCCGAAAAGGTTGAAACGCACGCCGAGTATGAAATGGCTTTTGAGCTGGGTTTTGATCTTTTTCAGGGTTATTTTTTTGCAAAACCGCAAATTTTAAGCACTAGGCTGTTACAAACTAATCAGACTCTTCTGTTAAAGGTGATTTCCCGCATTAATGATCCCACCGTAGATCTTGATGAACTGGCCAAGCTGATTTCTTTGGATCCGAAACTCAGTTTCAAGGTATTAAGATTCATCAACTCGGCTTCTCTTGGTTTTACAAAAAGGATTAGTTCCATTCAACAAGCCGTCATGTATATCGGCTTGAAAAAACTGAGGGCATGGGCAAGCCTGTTTATTATGTCGGAAATGCAGAGTAAAAATTCCGAATTATTGAAAACCGGGCTGATAAGGGCAGAAATGTGCTATTTCATAAGCCGAGAGCTTGCCATCGATGATCCGGAGAGTGCTTATACAGTTGGACTGCTTTCCATTCTTGATGCCTTGCTAAATCGACCCTTGGATGAATTAGTCAAAGACATGCCACTGCCTGTTGAAATGACTCAAGCGCTTATTGAACGCACCGGGAAATACAGCATTGGCTTAAATTGCGTATTGGCTCTTGAACAAGGCCGGCCCCCGGAGGCATGCGAAGAATGGGTGACGCCGGACAAAGTGATAACCAATTATGTGAAAGCTATTGCCAATACCGAGAATATCCTGAATGAACTTGGCGGTTTACATTAA
- the motA gene encoding flagellar motor stator protein MotA, with the protein MFVIIGYIVVVGALLGGYLGAGGHIGVLVQPFEFLIIFGGAVGAFIVSNSPKILKATMGALGSAFKGTKYTKEFYLETLTLLNNIFIKIRQQGLLAIESDIDSPNESPIFSAAPNVMADHHAMEFLTDYLRLMVAGNFDVHQMDNLMDLDIETHHEEEHLPIGALSRLADGLPAFGIIAAVMGVVHTMGSVGKPPAELGQLIGAALVGTFLGILLSYGFIGPLAGLLEQKLGESTKYYQSIKAGLIASMNGYAPPVAVEFARKVMFSTERPPFAELEEHLKNNKATG; encoded by the coding sequence ATGTTCGTCATTATTGGTTACATCGTGGTTGTGGGCGCTCTTCTGGGCGGCTATCTGGGAGCGGGCGGGCACATAGGCGTACTGGTGCAGCCGTTCGAATTCCTGATTATCTTCGGAGGAGCGGTCGGAGCCTTCATCGTTTCGAACAGCCCGAAGATCCTGAAAGCGACCATGGGCGCACTGGGCAGCGCCTTCAAAGGCACCAAGTACACTAAAGAGTTTTATCTCGAAACCCTGACCCTGCTGAACAATATTTTCATCAAGATAAGGCAGCAGGGACTGCTGGCCATCGAAAGCGATATCGACAGCCCGAATGAAAGCCCTATTTTCAGCGCCGCCCCCAACGTAATGGCGGATCACCATGCCATGGAGTTCCTCACTGATTATCTTCGGCTGATGGTGGCCGGCAATTTCGACGTCCATCAAATGGACAATCTGATGGACCTCGACATAGAAACCCATCACGAAGAAGAACACTTGCCGATCGGAGCGCTCTCCCGGCTGGCGGACGGTTTGCCGGCTTTCGGGATTATCGCGGCCGTTATGGGCGTGGTTCATACCATGGGATCGGTGGGTAAACCTCCGGCCGAGCTGGGCCAACTGATCGGCGCGGCTCTGGTCGGCACTTTTCTGGGAATTCTACTTTCCTACGGTTTCATCGGTCCCCTGGCCGGCCTTCTGGAGCAGAAACTGGGAGAGTCGACCAAATACTATCAGAGTATAAAAGCCGGGCTGATCGCCTCCATGAACGGCTACGCGCCGCCGGTGGCCGTGGAGTTTGCCCGCAAAGTCATGTTTTCGACCGAGCGTCCTCCTTTTGCGGAGCTTGAAGAACACCTGAAAAATAATAAAGCTACCGGTTAA
- the motB gene encoding flagellar motor protein MotB, with the protein MSENKPVIIKKIKKGGHGHHGGAWKLAYADFVTAMMAFFLLMWLLGTTEPSIRQGIADYFTDPWRPSLAGGANTGDATSLIQGGGQDVTQSEGQVKLTNEGKQQTVADASDNDTDEEAERLDINHLKKLKEKIDNLIETNPLLNQFKSQLKIDFTTEGLRIQIIDKEKKAMFNTASARMEPYAAQILDQLAPVINELPNRISVSGHTDSVPFPGNGEGYTNWELSADRSNAARKELVRGGLKDEKIIRVVGLASSVHLDRDDPYNPMNRRISIIVLNKKTEEGIVNSANLDDFTEDLLKKNTPPAAEPIKADAAMPVSVKQ; encoded by the coding sequence ATGAGCGAAAACAAACCCGTTATCATCAAAAAAATTAAAAAAGGCGGTCATGGGCATCATGGCGGCGCCTGGAAATTGGCTTACGCCGATTTCGTCACGGCGATGATGGCGTTTTTCCTGCTGATGTGGCTGTTGGGGACGACGGAGCCTTCGATCCGCCAGGGTATTGCCGATTATTTTACCGATCCGTGGCGGCCGTCTCTTGCCGGCGGCGCGAACACGGGCGACGCCACCAGTCTCATTCAGGGAGGCGGGCAGGACGTAACCCAATCCGAAGGGCAGGTCAAATTGACCAACGAAGGCAAGCAGCAGACCGTTGCCGACGCCAGCGATAACGATACCGATGAAGAGGCGGAACGGCTCGACATCAACCATCTAAAAAAACTGAAGGAAAAAATCGATAACTTGATCGAAACCAATCCTCTTCTGAATCAGTTCAAGAGCCAACTGAAGATCGATTTTACCACTGAAGGACTACGGATTCAGATCATCGATAAGGAGAAAAAAGCCATGTTCAACACCGCCAGCGCCCGGATGGAGCCTTACGCTGCGCAGATCCTCGACCAATTGGCACCGGTCATCAATGAACTGCCGAACCGGATCAGCGTTTCAGGCCATACCGACAGCGTGCCGTTTCCCGGCAACGGCGAAGGCTATACCAACTGGGAACTCTCCGCCGATCGGTCCAATGCGGCCCGGAAAGAATTGGTGCGGGGCGGCTTGAAGGACGAGAAAATCATTCGCGTGGTAGGGCTCGCTTCCAGCGTGCATTTGGACAGGGACGATCCCTACAATCCAATGAATCGGCGCATTTCGATCATCGTATTGAACAAAAAAACCGAAGAGGGCATCGTCAATAGCGCCAATCTGGATGATTTCACCGAGGATTTGTTAAAAAAGAATACGCCGCCGGCGGCCGAACCGATTAAAGCGGACGCAGCCATGCCGGTATCGGTTAAACAATAG
- a CDS encoding class I SAM-dependent methyltransferase gives MRASVACKALLAQTGAFLLAFLAFKAGPLLGLAPGPLFLVALQSAFAIFLSGLLRLPWWWLIIQGLFLPAVLFTLSLKMPPVFFLVAFILLCLFYSSNIRERVPLYLSNETTGQALEELLPKQPSFNFLDLGSGPGGLVTYLAKRNSFGTFHGVESAPALFLISWLRLRKTFNANVRYGNLWRENLESYDVVYAFLSPAAMPELWRKAKKEMRRGSLFVSNSFAVPGEKPARTLRLKDARRTRLMIWKM, from the coding sequence ATGCGGGCATCCGTTGCGTGCAAGGCTTTGCTGGCTCAGACAGGTGCCTTCTTGTTGGCGTTTCTGGCCTTCAAGGCCGGCCCGTTACTCGGTTTGGCTCCGGGTCCGTTATTCCTTGTCGCTCTCCAGAGTGCTTTTGCCATCTTTTTGAGCGGACTTCTTCGTCTGCCGTGGTGGTGGCTGATCATTCAGGGCCTGTTCCTTCCCGCCGTTTTGTTTACCTTGAGCCTGAAAATGCCACCGGTATTTTTTCTGGTAGCCTTTATTCTGCTCTGCCTGTTCTATTCGAGCAATATCCGGGAAAGAGTTCCCCTGTATCTGTCCAACGAGACGACCGGCCAGGCATTGGAAGAATTGTTGCCGAAACAGCCTAGTTTCAACTTTCTCGATTTGGGCAGTGGCCCGGGCGGCTTGGTGACCTATCTGGCCAAGCGAAATTCATTCGGTACGTTTCATGGGGTTGAATCGGCGCCGGCCTTATTTCTGATCAGTTGGCTCAGGCTAAGGAAAACATTCAACGCCAACGTCCGCTACGGCAATTTGTGGCGGGAAAATCTGGAATCCTACGACGTCGTCTATGCTTTTCTTTCCCCGGCCGCCATGCCCGAATTGTGGCGAAAGGCTAAAAAAGAAATGCGCCGGGGCTCGCTGTTCGTCAGCAATTCGTTTGCCGTTCCCGGCGAAAAACCGGCACGGACCCTGCGGTTAAAAGATGCGCGGCGAACCCGTCTGATGATCTGGAAAATGTAA
- a CDS encoding ABC transporter permease — MNLLHYWRALWGIVWRECWRFFTQRERFVSALVRPLIWLFVFAAGFRAALGLAITPPYETYILYEVYITPGLIGMIQLFNGMQSSLSMVYDREMGSMRILLVSPLPRWFLLLSKLLAGVSVSVLQAYVFLAIAWAYEIRAPWLGYLWVLPALLLSGLMLGALGLLLSSFIKQLENFAGVMNFVIFPMFFMSTALYPLWKIKESSPLLYTLAKYNPFSQAVELVRFALYAQYNQPAFIYTLVSFIVFISIAIIGYNPSKGMMVKKGGA; from the coding sequence GTGAACTTACTGCATTACTGGCGCGCGCTATGGGGCATTGTCTGGCGCGAATGCTGGCGTTTTTTCACCCAGCGGGAACGCTTCGTATCGGCCCTGGTCAGGCCGTTGATCTGGCTGTTCGTTTTTGCCGCAGGCTTCAGGGCGGCGTTGGGCCTCGCCATTACACCGCCGTACGAAACCTATATTCTCTACGAAGTCTACATTACGCCCGGCCTGATCGGAATGATCCAGTTGTTCAACGGCATGCAGAGCTCCTTGTCGATGGTATACGACCGGGAAATGGGCAGCATGCGGATTCTGCTGGTCTCTCCCTTGCCCCGCTGGTTTTTGCTCTTGAGCAAGTTACTGGCGGGAGTGAGCGTGTCGGTGCTGCAGGCTTACGTGTTCCTGGCCATCGCCTGGGCCTATGAGATCAGGGCGCCCTGGCTCGGCTATCTGTGGGTGCTGCCGGCCTTGCTGCTGTCGGGCTTGATGCTGGGCGCACTGGGCTTGCTGCTGTCTTCGTTCATCAAACAATTGGAAAATTTCGCCGGCGTCATGAATTTTGTAATTTTTCCGATGTTTTTCATGTCCACCGCGCTGTATCCCTTATGGAAAATAAAAGAATCCAGCCCTTTGCTGTATACGCTGGCCAAATACAATCCTTTTTCCCAAGCCGTGGAACTGGTCCGGTTTGCTTTATACGCGCAATATAACCAACCGGCGTTCATTTATACCCTGGTTTCTTTTATCGTCTTCATCAGTATTGCAATTATTGGCTATAATCCCTCGAAAGGCATGATGGTAAAAAAAGGCGGTGCTTGA
- a CDS encoding ABC transporter ATP-binding protein — MTTPALVVDNLDFSYSGKKALDRVGFSIPSGACTLLLGPNGAGKSTLFSLITRLYDARNGRIELCGFDIKKQTLKALAKLGVVFQQPTLDLDLTVMQNLRYHASLHGMGGKLARQRIRQELERLDMYERRFEKIRQLNGGHRRRVEIARALIHKPALLLLDEPTVGLDVPSRLAIVEHVHRLAAEENIAVLWASHLIDEIYPEDRVIVLHKGVIRAQGNVDDILQLTGCLQIKDAFFKLTQGGNQA; from the coding sequence ATGACGACTCCGGCACTGGTGGTAGACAATCTGGACTTTTCATACAGCGGCAAAAAAGCGCTGGACCGGGTCGGCTTCAGCATTCCTTCCGGCGCCTGCACCCTGCTGCTGGGCCCTAACGGAGCCGGCAAAAGCACTCTGTTTTCATTGATCACCCGTTTGTACGATGCCCGCAACGGGCGCATCGAGCTTTGTGGTTTCGACATTAAAAAACAGACTTTGAAAGCTTTGGCGAAACTCGGTGTGGTGTTTCAGCAACCCACGCTGGATCTGGATCTGACGGTGATGCAAAATTTACGCTATCACGCGTCACTGCACGGCATGGGCGGAAAACTGGCGAGGCAACGGATAAGGCAGGAACTGGAACGGCTGGATATGTACGAGCGTCGCTTCGAAAAAATACGCCAACTGAACGGCGGCCATCGCCGGCGGGTGGAAATTGCCCGGGCACTCATTCATAAGCCCGCCTTGCTGCTGCTCGATGAACCGACCGTCGGACTGGACGTGCCGAGCCGCCTGGCGATCGTGGAACACGTCCACCGCCTGGCCGCCGAGGAAAACATCGCCGTGCTCTGGGCCAGCCATCTGATCGACGAAATTTATCCGGAAGACCGGGTCATCGTATTGCACAAAGGCGTGATTCGGGCCCAGGGCAATGTGGACGACATTCTGCAGCTTACCGGCTGCCTACAGATTAAAGACGCTTTTTTCAAACTGACTCAAGGGGGAAATCAGGCGTGA
- a CDS encoding PQQ-dependent catabolism-associated beta-propeller protein, whose translation MKNNPLNSLKRPLRHSVPHSTPAPACPTSARNVRRGVTTNTAAALLAAAFWLPPSGAPRAETVFVTLEKDNALAVVDPEKGQLIKTVPVGQRPRGIALSPDHKILYIATSDDDTIRMFDAESLKELGKLPSGEDPETFALNPAGDRLYVSNEDDSQVTVIDPAKRKAVKQIKVGVEPEGITVSPDNRWIVSATETTNMVHWIDAKTQEIAENTLVDPRPRAVSFTSDSGQLWVTSEMAGSLSVIDVKTKQIIKTVRFEIPGVTSDKIQPVGVVIDKDRKKGYVALGPANRVAVVNAETLEVEKFLLVGQRVWNLAFSPDQQRLYTTNGVSNDLSIIDLPSLTVTKSIGVGTYPWGVAVKP comes from the coding sequence ATGAAAAATAATCCGTTGAACTCCCTGAAGCGGCCGCTTCGTCATTCCGTTCCGCACTCAACGCCGGCACCCGCCTGCCCCACTTCGGCCCGGAACGTCCGACGCGGCGTTACCACAAACACAGCGGCCGCGTTGCTGGCAGCGGCCTTCTGGCTTCCGCCGTCCGGCGCGCCACGGGCGGAAACCGTCTTCGTCACCCTGGAAAAAGACAATGCCCTGGCGGTCGTCGACCCCGAAAAAGGCCAACTGATCAAAACCGTGCCCGTGGGGCAAAGGCCGCGCGGCATCGCCCTCAGCCCCGACCACAAAATCCTTTATATCGCCACCAGCGACGACGATACGATCCGGATGTTCGACGCCGAATCCTTGAAAGAACTGGGCAAACTGCCGTCCGGAGAAGATCCCGAAACCTTTGCTCTGAACCCTGCGGGCGACCGGCTTTACGTCTCGAATGAAGACGACAGCCAGGTCACCGTCATCGATCCGGCCAAGCGCAAGGCGGTCAAGCAGATCAAGGTCGGCGTCGAACCCGAAGGCATTACGGTCAGCCCGGACAATCGCTGGATCGTCAGCGCTACCGAAACCACCAACATGGTGCACTGGATCGACGCGAAAACCCAGGAGATCGCCGAAAACACGCTGGTCGACCCGAGGCCCCGCGCGGTCAGCTTCACCTCCGACAGCGGGCAATTGTGGGTTACTTCCGAAATGGCCGGCAGCCTGTCCGTCATCGACGTTAAAACCAAACAAATCATCAAGACTGTCCGGTTCGAAATTCCGGGCGTGACCTCGGATAAGATCCAGCCGGTCGGCGTGGTGATCGACAAAGATCGAAAAAAAGGTTATGTCGCCCTGGGGCCTGCCAACCGCGTCGCCGTGGTCAATGCCGAAACGCTGGAAGTCGAGAAATTTCTTCTGGTCGGGCAAAGGGTCTGGAATCTGGCCTTCTCGCCCGATCAACAACGGCTTTACACCACCAACGGGGTGAGCAACGACCTGTCCATCATCGATCTGCCCAGCCTGACCGTCACCAAATCGATCGGCGTGGGCACCTATCCGTGGGGCGTTGCGGTGAAGCCATGA